A genomic stretch from Setaria italica strain Yugu1 chromosome VII, Setaria_italica_v2.0, whole genome shotgun sequence includes:
- the LOC101761546 gene encoding probable inorganic phosphate transporter 1-8, with translation MNCEPRRARRQIKVLRALDQAKTQWYHFTAVVIAGMGFFTDAYDLFCISLVTDLLGHIYYPSTVCDDKPGSLPCSVALAVKGIALCGTMFGQLVFGRLGDNMGRKRIYGVTLMVMVVCSIASGLSFHHTPRTVITTLCFFRFWLGFGIGGDYPLSAAIMSEYANKKTRGAFMAAVFAMQGLGNLAAGIVVLVVSASFMKTPAYKTDMLGQADYVWRIVLMFGAIPALLTFYWRMRMPETARYTALVAMNLKQAVSDMNMVLDIDVSDLTEEEDANILAKQDNFGLFSSMFICRHGWHLLSTTVCWFMLDVVFYSLNLFMIDIFTNQSGDASNEGILEQTNKMAKTQAIIAVGCTLPGYFFTVIFVDRIGRIRIQLMGFAMMTIFLLGLAATNDIWKKSGSLPIGFTVMYGLVFFFANFGPNSTTFIVPTEIFPTRLRSTCHGISGAGGKAGAIVGVLLFIYAGNSLQRKLLMLAACNLVGIIFSLFLPESKRMSLEDIAGDIQEDVECESEQRCGQMN, from the exons ATGAACTGCGAACCGCGGAGGGCGCGCAGGCAGATCAAAGTGCTCCGAGCCCTCGACCAGGCCAAGACGCAGTGGTACCACTTCACAGCAGTCGTGATCGCCGGCATGGGCTTCTTCACGGACGCCTACGACCTCTTCTGCATCTCCCTCGTCACCGACCTCCTAGGCCACATTTACTACCCCAGTACGGTCTGTGATGACAAGCCTGGCTCCCTCCCTTGTAGCGTGGCCCTTGCCGTCAAAGGCATTGCGCTTTGTGGCACCATGTTCGGGCAGCTCGTCTTCGGCAGGCTTGGTGACAACATGGGACGGAAGCGCATATATGGCGTGACCCTCATGGTCATGGTTGTCTGCTCAATCGCCTCCGGCCTCTCCTTCCACCACACCCCTAGGACGGTCATAACAACGTTGTGCTTCTTCCGGTTCTGGCTGGGTTTCGGCATCGGTGGCGACTACCCACTATCAGCGGCCATCATGTCGGAGTACGCCAACAAGAAGACCCGTGGTGCTTTCATGGCCGCTGTCTTCGCCATGCAG GGTTTGGGAAATCTCGCTGCTGGTATTGTTGTATTGGTCGTCTCAGCGAGCTTCATGAAGACACCAGCCTACAAGACTGACATGCTGGGCCAGGCTGACTACGTCTGGCGTATCGTTCTAATGTTTGGCGCTATTCCAGCTCTGCTCACGTTCTACTGGCGCATGAGAATGCCTGAGACAGCACGCTACACCGCTCTCGTTGCCATGAACCTAAAGCAAGCTGTATCGGATATGAACATGGTACTTGACATCGATGTCAGTGACCTcacggaggaagaagatgcaaACATCCTCGCCAAACAAGATAATTTCGGTCTTTTCTCATCCATGTTCATATGTCGGCATGGATGGCACCTCCTAAGTACCACAGTGTGCTGGTTCATGCTTGATGTGGTTTTCTACTCATTGAACCTTTTCATGATTGATATCTTCACCAACCAGTCCGGTGACGCAAGCAACGAAGGCATACTCGAGCAGACAAACAAAATGGCCAAGACACAAGCGATCATTGCAGTCGGTTGCACGCTTCCAGGTTACTTCTTCACCGTCATATTCGTCGACAGGATAGGCCGAATTAGAATACAGTTGATGGGGTTCGCCATGATGACCATCTTTCTACTAGGCTTAGCAGCCACGAACGACATATGGAAGAAGTCAGGAAGTTTGCCCATCGGATTCACTGTCATGTACGGACTCGTCTTCTTCTTTGCAAATTTTGGTCCTAACTCAACCACCTTCATTGTGCCGACTGAGATCTTCCCGACACGACTGCGGTCGACGTGCCATGGCATCTCCGGTGCAGGAGGGAAGGCTGGAGCAATCGTTGGAGTACTTTTGTTCATATATGCTGGGAATAGCCTCCAACGGAAACTGCTGATGCTTGCTGCTTGCAATCTTGTTGGCATTatattctctctttttttgcCCGAGTCAAAAAGGATGTCTCTCGAGGACATCGCTGGAGACATACAGGAAGATGTGGAATGTGAGTCTGAGCAGCGGTGCGGACAAATGAATTGA